In Dreissena polymorpha isolate Duluth1 unplaced genomic scaffold, UMN_Dpol_1.0 chrUn052, whole genome shotgun sequence, a single genomic region encodes these proteins:
- the LOC127863873 gene encoding RNA polymerase II subunit 5-mediating protein homolog, translating into MSIITTMLMIMRIMMITDVDYNNDVDDHDYDAIDVDYNNDVDDHDYDAIDVDYNNDVDDHDYDAIDVNYNNDVVDHDYGAIDVNYNNDVDDHDYDAIDVDYNNDVDDHDYEAIDVDYNNDVDDHDYDAIDVNYNNDVDDHDYDAIDVNYNNDVDVHDYDAIDVNYNNDVDDHDYDAIVVNNNNDVDDHDYDAIDVNFNNDVDYHDYDAIDVNKNNYVDDHENYDDHRCQL; encoded by the exons ATGTCAATTATAACAACTATGTTGATGATCATGAGAATTATGATGATCACAGATGTCGATTATAACAATGATGTTGATGATCATGACTATGACGCCATAGATGTCGATTATAACAATGATGTTGATGATCATGACTATGATGCCATAGATGTCGATTATAACAATGATGTTGATGATCATGACTATGATGCCATAGATGTCAATTATAACAATGATGTTGTTGATCATGACTATGGTGCCATAGATGTCAATTATAACAATGATGTTGATGATCATGACTATGATGCCATAGATGTCGATTATAACAATGATGTTGATGATCATGACTATGAGGCCATAGATGTCGATTATAACAATGATGTTGATGATCATGACTATGATGCCATAGATGTCAATTATAACAATGATGTTGATGATCATGACTATGATGCCATAGATGTAAATTATAACAATGATGTTGATGTTCATGACTATGATGCCATAGATGTCAATTATAACAATGATGTTGATGATCATGACTATGATGCCATAGTtgtaaataataacaatgatgTTGATGATCATGACTATGATGCCATAGATGTCA ATTTTAACAATGATGTCGATTATCATGACTATGATGCCATAGAtgtcaataaaaacaattatgttgATGATCATGAGAATTATGATGATCACAGATGTCAATTATaa